One Lysinibacillus sp. OF-1 DNA segment encodes these proteins:
- a CDS encoding ABC transporter ATP-binding protein, with protein sequence MSLIEVRNVKKSYKGLTIFQDIDLTIEKGKIYGIVGPNGSGKSVLFKLICGFVRPDHGEIVIRGEYLHKDITFPKNFGVIIDRPGYLGNKTGFENLKSLAMIQNKIDDEQIIKTMELVGLQPTAEQKVRKYSLGMKQKLALAQAFMENQEVLILDEPFNALDFESVENLRSLLLNYKKEGKTIIMTSHNQEDIDLLCDEVYRINKFKLEKL encoded by the coding sequence ATGAGCCTTATTGAAGTAAGAAATGTCAAAAAGTCCTATAAGGGCTTAACTATATTTCAAGATATAGATTTAACTATTGAAAAGGGGAAAATATATGGAATTGTAGGTCCTAACGGTTCTGGGAAATCTGTATTATTTAAGTTGATTTGTGGATTTGTTAGACCCGATCATGGTGAAATAGTAATCAGGGGAGAATATTTACATAAGGATATAACTTTTCCTAAGAACTTTGGAGTCATAATTGATAGGCCAGGATATTTAGGAAATAAAACGGGTTTTGAAAATCTAAAATCTCTGGCTATGATACAGAATAAAATTGATGATGAGCAAATCATTAAAACAATGGAATTAGTTGGACTTCAGCCCACAGCTGAACAGAAAGTACGGAAGTATTCACTAGGCATGAAGCAAAAGCTAGCTTTAGCACAAGCATTTATGGAAAATCAAGAAGTATTAATATTAGATGAACCATTTAATGCTTTAGATTTTGAAAGTGTAGAAAACTTACGTAGCCTCTTACTTAATTATAAAAAGGAAGGGAAAACAATTATTATGACCAGTCATAATCAAGAGGATATCGATCTTCTTTGTGATGAAGTTTATAGAATAAATAAATTTAAGTTAGAGAAGTTATAA
- a CDS encoding DUF917 domain-containing protein: MRYLDQAAIEHIAIGAAFLGTGGGGDPYIGKLMALSAIEKNGPVKLYSVDEIGDDDFFIPAAMMGAPSVLVEKFPRGDEFVKVFQKLAQYLGKEKIAGTYPMEAGGVNSMIPIVVAAQLGLPLIDCDGMGRAFPELQMVTFNLDGISATPMAITDEKGNIGIFETIDNKWTERLARTATVEMGASSLVSLYPTTGAQIKKSGVHHIVTLSEKIGEIIASKDQEVNDKLENLLTLVEGYELFQGKIVDVIRETKGGFNLGKMNLEGIDSYKNDQMKVHFQNENLLAEKNEQVVAMTPDLICLVDYETLLPVTTESLKYGKRVRVIGLPAHEKWRTAKGIETAGPRYFGYDYDYMPIEEMVKKEVAKHV, translated from the coding sequence ATGAGATATTTAGATCAAGCAGCTATTGAACATATTGCCATTGGTGCAGCATTTCTAGGAACAGGTGGAGGCGGAGATCCATACATTGGGAAACTTATGGCGCTTTCTGCCATCGAAAAAAATGGGCCTGTGAAGTTGTATTCGGTGGATGAAATTGGGGATGATGACTTTTTCATTCCAGCAGCGATGATGGGTGCACCTTCCGTGTTAGTAGAAAAATTTCCACGTGGGGATGAATTTGTCAAGGTATTCCAAAAGCTTGCTCAATATTTAGGAAAAGAAAAAATTGCAGGCACTTATCCAATGGAAGCGGGCGGCGTCAATTCGATGATTCCGATTGTAGTAGCTGCACAGCTTGGATTACCGCTGATTGATTGCGACGGGATGGGTCGTGCATTCCCGGAATTACAAATGGTGACCTTTAACCTAGATGGAATTTCGGCAACCCCAATGGCCATCACAGATGAAAAAGGGAATATTGGTATTTTTGAAACGATTGATAATAAATGGACGGAGCGTCTCGCCCGAACTGCAACGGTAGAGATGGGCGCTAGTTCTCTAGTGAGCCTGTATCCTACGACCGGTGCACAAATTAAGAAAAGTGGTGTGCATCATATTGTGACGCTTTCTGAAAAAATCGGTGAAATTATTGCCTCTAAAGATCAAGAGGTGAACGATAAGCTAGAAAATCTTTTAACGCTTGTAGAGGGCTATGAGCTATTCCAAGGAAAAATAGTAGATGTTATTCGTGAAACAAAAGGTGGCTTTAATCTAGGTAAAATGAATCTTGAAGGGATTGATTCCTATAAAAACGATCAAATGAAGGTTCATTTCCAAAATGAAAACTTATTAGCAGAGAAAAACGAGCAGGTTGTTGCGATGACACCAGACTTAATTTGTTTGGTGGATTATGAAACATTATTGCCTGTTACAACAGAAAGCTTAAAATATGGTAAACGTGTGCGTGTGATTGGCTTACCAGCACATGAAAAGTGGCGTACAGCAAAAGGCATTGAAACAGCAGGACCAAGATACTTTGGCTATGATTATGATTACATGCCAATTGAGGAAATGGTGAAAAAGGAGGTAGCAAAACATGTATAA
- a CDS encoding cyclase — MEKRVVFDFEIEFTNGGGIQGQEFRLDLNGDDISDEELAKYIVEDMRLLMVHKVQILNKKIITEKHKRSTLNE; from the coding sequence ATGGAGAAAAGAGTTGTCTTTGACTTTGAAATTGAGTTTACAAATGGAGGTGGCATACAAGGGCAGGAATTCCGTCTTGATCTTAATGGAGATGATATATCGGACGAAGAGCTAGCAAAGTATATTGTGGAAGATATGCGCTTGCTTATGGTACATAAGGTGCAAATCCTCAATAAGAAAATTATTACTGAAAAGCATAAGCGAAGCACTCTTAATGAGTAA
- a CDS encoding hydantoinase/oxoprolinase N-terminal domain-containing protein, producing MYKIGIDVGGTNTDAILLDHNSQLIYSVKSPTSLDIKTGIEKSLQQLLKGANIDKTKITHAMLGTTQCTNAIVERKKLAKVGVIRLGYPATASVLPYTAWPADMIDQLSGHYAIAHGGYEYDGQLLSALNQEEIKKLLEEWHDQVESIAIVGVFSSIKNDQELQVREWIQEVYGEEFPISCSSLIGSVGLIERENATILNAALCKVIETTTQGFVQALQTEGIFNVDVYLCQNDGTLMSIDYAKQFPILTIACGPTNSIRGASYLSQIQNTMVLDVGGTTSDIGVLQDGFPRESSVAVEVGDIRTNFRMPDIISVGLGGGSIVRVNGDKITVGPDSVGYQISEEALVFGGSTLTTTDIAVRLGLAEVGDPTLVAHLDEAFAKAVQEEISSLLEQAIDKMKTSSEDVSLVLVGGGGIIVPEQIRGVSIIVKNEYGGVANAIGASIAQISGQYEQIYIYAKEPREESLKDAQSKAVKQAVLAGAIKETIELVEVEETPLAYHPENATRLKVKVVGKMV from the coding sequence ATGTATAAAATTGGAATTGATGTGGGCGGAACAAATACGGATGCCATCCTTTTAGACCATAATAGTCAACTTATTTACAGTGTGAAATCACCAACAAGCTTAGATATTAAAACGGGTATTGAAAAGTCCTTGCAACAATTACTCAAGGGTGCAAATATTGATAAAACAAAAATAACACATGCAATGTTAGGGACAACCCAATGTACAAATGCCATTGTTGAACGTAAAAAGCTAGCAAAAGTCGGTGTTATTCGGTTAGGCTATCCAGCAACGGCATCAGTACTTCCTTATACAGCTTGGCCAGCGGATATGATCGATCAATTGTCGGGTCATTATGCGATTGCACATGGTGGCTATGAATACGATGGTCAATTATTAAGTGCTCTTAATCAAGAAGAAATTAAAAAACTATTAGAGGAATGGCACGACCAAGTAGAATCGATTGCAATTGTTGGTGTCTTTTCTTCTATTAAAAATGATCAAGAATTACAGGTTCGTGAATGGATTCAAGAGGTCTATGGCGAGGAATTTCCTATTTCCTGCTCCTCATTAATTGGTTCTGTCGGGCTAATTGAACGTGAAAATGCAACGATCCTAAATGCGGCATTATGTAAGGTCATTGAGACAACAACACAGGGCTTTGTCCAGGCGCTTCAAACGGAAGGTATTTTTAATGTAGACGTTTATTTATGTCAGAATGACGGTACGTTAATGTCCATCGATTATGCAAAACAATTCCCAATTTTAACGATTGCCTGTGGGCCAACAAACAGTATTCGTGGAGCGTCGTATTTATCCCAAATTCAAAATACAATGGTGCTGGACGTTGGGGGAACGACTTCAGATATAGGCGTATTACAGGATGGATTCCCACGAGAATCTTCAGTTGCTGTGGAAGTAGGAGACATTCGGACAAACTTTAGGATGCCAGATATTATTTCAGTTGGTCTTGGTGGTGGTAGTATTGTTCGTGTGAACGGTGACAAAATTACCGTTGGACCAGATAGTGTAGGCTATCAAATTAGTGAGGAGGCACTTGTCTTTGGTGGCTCGACTTTAACAACAACGGATATCGCTGTCCGTCTAGGCTTAGCAGAAGTAGGCGACCCCACTTTAGTCGCACATCTAGATGAAGCATTTGCCAAAGCCGTTCAAGAAGAAATTTCTTCCTTACTGGAGCAGGCCATTGATAAGATGAAAACCTCCTCAGAAGATGTGTCACTGGTCTTAGTAGGCGGTGGGGGGATTATCGTGCCAGAGCAGATTCGAGGCGTTTCCATTATTGTGAAAAATGAATATGGTGGTGTGGCGAATGCCATCGGTGCCTCTATTGCGCAAATTAGTGGTCAATATGAGCAAATTTATATTTATGCCAAGGAACCTCGCGAGGAATCATTAAAGGATGCCCAAAGTAAAGCGGTGAAACAAGCAGTATTAGCAGGAGCCATTAAAGAGACGATTGAGCTGGTAGAAGTAGAAGAAACACCACTAGCCTATCATCCAGAAAATGCAACAAGATTAAAGGTAAAAGTAGTAGGGAAAATGGTCTAA